One window from the genome of Pseudanabaena yagii GIHE-NHR1 encodes:
- a CDS encoding histidine phosphatase family protein — protein MSLKLYLLRHGETAYSRTGGYCGELDPELTENGEKMAQAFSDAYKVIAWDAVFVSPMKRTIATATPLCRAVNIEMQFRDGLKELRYGKWEGLTNEFVKENYSEDYLRWLTEPAWNPPTGGETAVQLASRASFVIAEIQEMYPSGNVLVVSHKATIRVILCSLLGIDMGRYRDRIDVPAASLSIVQFGALGPMLKVLGDRSFMDADLRSLVGT, from the coding sequence ATGAGCTTAAAATTATATCTACTCCGTCATGGCGAAACTGCCTATAGTCGCACTGGTGGCTATTGTGGCGAGCTTGATCCTGAATTAACAGAGAATGGCGAAAAAATGGCACAAGCCTTTAGCGATGCTTATAAAGTGATCGCATGGGATGCCGTGTTTGTTAGCCCGATGAAACGCACGATCGCCACAGCTACACCTCTATGCCGAGCCGTCAACATAGAAATGCAATTTCGAGATGGATTAAAAGAATTGCGCTATGGCAAATGGGAAGGATTAACTAATGAGTTTGTGAAGGAGAACTATAGCGAAGATTATCTGCGATGGTTAACGGAACCTGCATGGAATCCTCCCACAGGTGGCGAAACCGCCGTCCAACTTGCTAGCCGAGCCTCATTTGTAATTGCTGAAATCCAAGAGATGTATCCATCGGGAAATGTGTTAGTTGTTTCCCACAAGGCAACGATTCGCGTAATTCTCTGTAGCCTATTGGGAATTGATATGGGTCGATATCGCGATCGCATTGATGTTCCTGCTGCCTCACTCAGCATTGTCCAATTTGGCGCACTTGGTCCCATGCTCAAGGTTTTAGGCGATCGCAGTTTCATGGATGCTGACCTGCGATCGCTAGTTGGAACTTAA